The Arachis duranensis cultivar V14167 chromosome 9, aradu.V14167.gnm2.J7QH, whole genome shotgun sequence genomic sequence tccttggtgccatctgtcaggaacaagggtgggctggtggcagtatctccacagtcgggaccgtcatggctcctcgtgctggtaaaggaagtggagtccggagtgcctgggtcctcgtcaggtctgtggttgcctgtgagtagctcTTTGAGGTATTTGAATTGGCGGTGGTTGCGGTGCtctcggagctttgctttctgGTCTTGTTGGTCCAACCTCTTCAATATTTGatgcagcagctgactagtagatggtgaAATGTCTGTAGCATCTTCtatggactggctggtagtgacAAGTGGTGGCCCGAGATATCTCCCGTGagggacgtactgatcatcccgtggaagtatggctttggtgtctccagctctgtaggagactctGGCTGCAGAGACAAGATCTGAGACCAAGGCTAGGAAAGGAAGGTTACCCACAATTTGCACGTGTCCCATAGCAGTCTGGATGTGTCTTGGTAGatttagaggctggtctgtgaggatgcaccatagtagaacggccatgtctgcggtgaaggaggactcatgagtgctcagaaagacgtaatgggacataatctgtgcccatacgtgagcctctaaggtgagTGCGGAAGCTGAGATCCCCTTAGGACGGGAtcgatggtatccgaagatccatttgctgTCAGGTTGTGCGATAACTTTGAGAACAGCATCCTAGTCAAATTTGTATGCCTGGCGCTTGAGTGCGGCTTCTTGAAAAGTGTCCAGTCCTTCTGGAGTAGGGGAAAGATCTAAGGCTCGCTGAATGACCTCTTCTGTAATGGAgacttgcttctgacggacATAAACAGACTGCAGGGTCGACATGTGgaaattggagtagaactcaactacctaAGAAAGGttaacctgtcgtggctgtctctgtaggaatccccaatgtctttgtgcaatttgttGCTCAACAAAGTTGGCAATACGAGGTGGAAGGATAATAAGGTATTCGTTGTTGTAATTCCGAGCTGCCAGAATGGGAAACATCTACTCACAGTAACGATGGggaaatcgtgcagtgtcctttgtTGGGAAGGCTTTCTCCTTTTCATCgaccttgataatccttttaattctttttgttgagggcttaactgcagttgaagaaggctctgccactaatgctctttttgttccttttcttgctgtggatttgggggtagctttctccttgcctttcttggtggccatcctgaaaagaaACAAGTAAAGACATGAATATTTcaagggttatagcaaggaaaacaatgggaaaggtggtaatcaatgcacaggaaAGGATAATGATATGAACACATGatcatgactacatgtggaaaatcaacaatggaaataaaacaagtgcatgtgatgacagttaaaacaaggtttttattagcatgccggcaagggcatgagtagcatagatcaagcattcaatgtccaagttagattaccaagtctttccAACTAACAATGtgcttgtaataacaattatatttaattaataaaatataaaaagggttttgtgaaagcaggcatttagagtagtagaatGAAAGAACtctaaaaatagtgcaaaataccatatgggcgttttcacaaacacataacatgcatgttaaataaggtatggaaaaattaattttgaacatgcaagtaaccctataaaaataatatataattgttaaacaAGTCCTAAACAATTTACAAGCAACATATAcgaataatgacccaaataaatttctaacaccaatagaaggaagaagaaaagaaaaagaaaacatggataaagaaagtagaagagaaagaaaagaaaacatgaaaataagaagaggaaagaaaaagtagggaggggagaagagaagaaaaaaaaccttgataatggtggtagGAAAGAGGGggtagaagagagaaagaagggaggaagaaggaagaaagaaggaaggggaaaaaaataaaataggaatgggatgagaaaagaaaagataatctggcagatttgaATGAGTTGAGCGGCGCAAGTGACACGGACgcatggggcacgcggtcgcgcggAGGGCCCTTGAAGGagatgacgcagacgcgtgacatgatttgcgctagtggcgcgagggcagcttcGCGCtcacacaactctctgttcaaattatgtttttgccaaaatttagtgtgacgcgatcgcgtaggCCAGATTGAGAAAacaacgcggacgcgtggggcacgcgagcgcgtggcagggcttgtgcgaCTAGCACAGGTGCAGCCCAAggccagctcaactttcggccatacaccctttttacgtcgatttatAGGGCAGGCGTtcacgtgggtgacgcggacgcgtggaaggcctttttcccacatgacgcggacgcgtgagtgacgcagtcgcgtggaacaatttgtgccaaaggcacgcctccagccacaatttcgcatgactctctgtttcttttcttctcgCGTCTAAGGCACctatgacgcagacgcgtcatcgacgctgtcgcgtcgtgtgcactcttttttttttaaagtagaaATATGCAATATGCAGTATGCGGATGAAATGCAAAAGATAGGCATTagtactgagaagagttattgatgAGGGAAGATAAGGAGACgagaaggaacgatcataccatggtgtgTTGtttcccacccagcactttgctttaacgtccttaagttggacgctccactagctcagtcttctgTTGTGGgcggatcttccaagaggaagatctctagtTCCTAGTTTTCGCCATCTTTTCACCATGGAATAACTTCAAGCGATGTCCATTGACCTTGATAAGTTtagagcttgaaggatggctcaAGTGAAAGACTCCGCATGGTTCCACCTTCTCTACTCGATACGGACCATCCCATCTGGATCTCAGCTTGCCTCGCATAAGTCGCATTCTGGAGTTGTAAAGTAGGACTAAGTCCCCTGGTTGGAATTCCCTTCTCTTAATGCTCTTGTCATGCACATCCTTTACTTTCTCTTTATACAGCCTGGAGTTTTCATAAGCTTCAAGGCGAAGGCTCtctaattcttgcagttgcaacttccgtTCAGCTCCGGCTCTCTCATactccatgttgcattcctttaccgcccagaaggccttgtgttctaactcaactgaaagatgacatgcctttccataaaccaagcggaaaggactcatcccaatcggtgtcttgtatgctgtccgatatgcccaaagcgcgtcttggagcctggtgctccagtccttcCTATGAGGCTTGACTACCTTTTGCAGTATGCGCTTTATCTCTTTGTTATACACCTCTCCTTGCCTATTAGTCTGGGGGTGATAGGCGGTTGATATTTATGAATGATCCTGTGCCTCTTCAGTaaacctgttagtctcctgttacaaaagtgagtgccttgatcgctcacaattgctcgtggtgatccaaagcgacaaataatatggtttctaacaaagaaaacaacggtgttagcatcatcagtacgggtaggaattgcttctacccatttagaaacataatctacagctaacaatatataaaggtggccattagaatttggaaatggacccatgaagtcaatgccacaaacataaaaaattttacagaAGAGCATAATTTgctgaggcatttcatccctctgggatatattaccaaacctttggcatggaggacaagatttacaaagatcagcagcatctttaaaaagagtaggccactagaatccacagtctaaaactTTTCTAGCAGTTCGTTGAgtgccaaaatgtcctccactctcagatgagtggcaggcctctaaaatggactggaattctgattgaggtacacaccgtctaattacctggtcagcaccatACCTCCAtagatatgggtcatcccatacatagtatttggactcgcttttcagcttgtctctcttATGCTTAATGAAATCAGGAGGAAAAGtatggctaactagataattagctacaggttcATACCAAGGGGCTACATCAGATACTGCCTGTAAGCTATCAAAtgggaaattatcattgataggaatggagtcatctttaatgtgctcaactcgactcaagtggtcagccactaaattctggttaccactcctatctttaatttccagatcaaattcttgcagcaaaGGCATCCAACGTATTAGGCTTGGTttagactcctttttagctaataaatattttaaagctgcatggtctgagtacactaTTATCTtaataccaagtaaataggctcagaatttatccagagcaaaaccAATAGCTAGAAGCTccttttcagtagtagtgtaattagattgagcagcatctaaagtcttagatgcataagcaattacaaaaggGTCGTTACCTTCATGTTGAGccagtgctgctcctactgcatgattggaggcgtcacacatgatttcaaatggttgactCTAGTCTGGTCccctcacaattggagcttgagtcaaggcagtctttagcttatcaaatgcttgtttgcaatcctcactaaACTCGAACTCAATGTCTTTCTAGAGTAGTCTGGACAAGGgtagtgctaccttactgaagtccttaataaatctcctgtaaaaacctgcatggccaaggaacgaacagacttccctcacagaagaggggtaaggtaaactagaaataacatccacctttgctgggtctacagagataccagtatcagaaactacatgtcctagaacaataccttgttttaccataaaatgacactttcaaaatttaaaacaaggtttgaactaacacacctgtcCAATACtttagataaactatccaagcaaaggttaaATGAATCACCTTAAACGCTagagtcatccataaaaacttccatacaagtctcaatgagatcagagaaaagactcatcatacgtCTCTGGAAAGTAGTTGGTGCATtacacaagccaaagggcatttttttataagaataagtcccaaaaggacatgtaaaggtagtattttcctgatcttcaggagctatatagatttgaaaataacctgtgtaaccatctagaaagcagtagtgagatttacctgacaggcgatcaagcatctgatcaatgaatggcaagGGATAATGATCCTTGCGAGTTTCTTGGTTGAGACGCTTGTAGTCAATGCAAACTCTCCATGTGTTCTGCACTCTGGTTGTCAGAAGTTCTCCTTGCTCATTCCTTATtgttgtgactccagactttttgggcaccacttgtactgggctgacCCATTCGCTATCTGAAATGGGATAAATGATATCTGCTTCAAGTAGTCTAGtaacttccttcttgacaacttctaagatggtgggattcaatcttctctgaggttgacggATAGGCTTTGCCccttcttctaagaatattctatGCTCACAAACTCGAGGGCTGATGTctactatatccgccaagctccaTCCACACGTCCTCAATACACTAAGCaattgttcttcttgttgggaagtgagctcccttgcaatgataactggaaactgctgcttgtcctcaaggtatgcatacttgaggtgtggaggaaggggctttaattccattttcCGCTCATGGTTTGGTTTTGGATTCTCTGGGGCTGGCGAAAATAGTAATGAATCTTCAGTGTGTTCAGAgggtgtccccacacttggatctTGCTCcatgtgactctcttccatttcTTCATGGTGGGTTGCAGCTATAATTTCATTAATGATGTCACATTGGAATATGGAGTGATCTTCTGGGGGATGTTTCATAGCTTCATCTAGATTGAAGCTCACTGTCCTGCCATCTACCTCAAAGGAATAGGTACCCGAAAAGGCATCCAGCTTAAATTTTGAAGTCTTCAAAAATAGTTTACCAAGCAGGATTGACGAAGGTCTTCCTaagtcattttggggcatctctaggatataaaaatcaatggaaaacgtgagccccttaatgctcactaatacatcttcagcaattccaaCCACTATGATAATGCtcttatctgctaacacaaaatgagctgccgacctttttaagggagggagccttaaagcattatatatagacaagggcataatactcacgcatgctcctaaatcacacatacagtCAGAAAATATAACACCTctaatggtacagttaaccatgcatgggcctgggtcactacatttttcatgtatatttcccattaaagcagatatagaactacctaaaggaatagtttctaattcattaattttatctttatgtatgcacaattCTTTTAGAAACTTCGCATATTTAGGAACTTGCTGAATAACATAAAAAGGGgaatagttacctcaacctttttgaaaatctttaccaTTTTGGGATCTAGTTCCATTTGCTTTCTGGACTTCTtagcaaggtgtggaaatggaataggagtAGCGTCC encodes the following:
- the LOC107466381 gene encoding uncharacterized protein LOC107466381, yielding MEYERAGAERKLQLQELESLRLEAYENSRLYKEKVKDVHDKSIKRREFQPGDLVLLYNSRMRLMRGKLRSRWDGPYRVEKVEPCGVFHLSHPSSSKLIKVNGHRLKLFHGEKMAKTRN